The genomic stretch TAGGTGATTATTTCCCTGAAATGGATCATTTAAAATCCGGAGATAAAGACAATCCATACACCCAGCTTATTGAATGGTTTGGTCGCGGCAATTCAATTGATTTCCTAACCGACTTTACTGATAAGGAGTATCAGGATATTTTGAATAGCATTACTCCTCTTCCAAAACTGGTTAATAAATACCAACAAAATACATCTGATGAAGAGAAGTACTTTTTAATGGAAATGGTATTGTGGGCATTAGCTGAATATTCCAAATTGAACAAAGAACGATTGGTAAGCGGATACAATTTTTCAGATCTCTTTAGCAGTTACCTGCGAGGTGGGGAGCTAGATATTGATTTAAACTAGAATCGTCTTTTTAGTATAACTTAAAAGCTCACGTTTGCAAACGTGAGCTTTTTTAATTTACAGACACTTCAAACTTTCAATTTAGGTCAAAGGAAAGTCATCCAACTACTTCATCGATTCTATCTTTATCACTCCAGAATTATTTCGAGAACACAAGTTCATTTTGATACATTTTCTCATTTTAAGAAAAAAATCCCATTGTAAGTTTACTATTCTGTCAGAGCTAGATTACACCAAGGAATAATTCTGAAATATTAGGACTACAAATCTTTCTAAACAAACCCCAACCACCTAAATAACAAGTCCATTACCCCCTGTTTTGCGCCCATCCACCGAATGTTGAATTAAGTATACTATGCATGCATATAAATTTGATTTCAGAAATCAGACAAAGTATTTCGCCCCTTTAATTTAAAAATCAAAACAGATGAAAACTACATTATTCAACTTCAAAAAAGCCTTCATTGCCACTGCAGTAATTGCGCTGATAAGCTGTCAAAAAGAAAAGGATACTCAAGACATTTATTCCAATACCCCTGGAGCCACTTCTTTAAGCCAATTGAACATTGATCCAGATTTTAACTGGTCTTCTTCTATGAAAGGAAATCTAAAAGTTTCTCTTATCTCTGAAGATAACTTACACATGGAAGGAGAACCTGTACATGTTGTTAATAGTGCCGGAAAAGTATTGGAAAGAGTAAATGTTAAAAACGGCATGGCCAACTTTTACATTCATCTTCCTCAACCCGCTGAGGCCTTTATATACTATCCTAACACAGGTGATAGCAAAAAAATAACTGGCACAGGAAATATGAATATGCGCTTGACTTCTATAAGTGAGATTCTTTCAGGATCAAAGAAAACCAGTTTTGTCAGCAAAAAATCGACCGCAACAGTTGGGTTAAACCTCTTATCAAACAGTGCTTTCAATCTTCCAGGCGGAGTAATCACAGATCTAAGCTTCGGGTATCAGAGCCCAACCGCAATTGATGGTAAATGGTACGTAAGTACTAATTCTTATGAGTTAAATACCACCACTGTACTAAATGACACAGTATTAAAAATGTCTTTGGATGGTACATCTACTTTTTGGGGACAGACGGTGAATGTTGTTTCTGGTAGCTCTTTTACCATTAGCTCACTGTGGCAAAATGCAAGCCGTAGAATTGTAGTTAGCTTCTTCGACTCTAGTGATCAATTTATTGGATATTCTTATCCAAGTAATTTTGGTGTAACTGTTGGTGGGCAACATACAGGTACCATTCCTGCTAATGCAGTAAAAGCTCTGATCTGGTCATCTGCCTCTACCAATTCCTACGTTGATGATATTAAATTTATCAGCACTCCTGCAATAAGTGATGC from Owenweeksia hongkongensis DSM 17368 encodes the following:
- a CDS encoding LruC domain-containing protein, coding for MKTTLFNFKKAFIATAVIALISCQKEKDTQDIYSNTPGATSLSQLNIDPDFNWSSSMKGNLKVSLISEDNLHMEGEPVHVVNSAGKVLERVNVKNGMANFYIHLPQPAEAFIYYPNTGDSKKITGTGNMNMRLTSISEILSGSKKTSFVSKKSTATVGLNLLSNSAFNLPGGVITDLSFGYQSPTAIDGKWYVSTNSYELNTTTVLNDTVLKMSLDGTSTFWGQTVNVVSGSSFTISSLWQNASRRIVVSFFDSSDQFIGYSYPSNFGVTVGGQHTGTIPANAVKALIWSSASTNSYVDDIKFISTPAISDADGDGVADNLDMFPNDPNRAYQSTFPTVGNQYLAFEDLWPSKGDFDFNDMVLRNQVVFTKDANNYLVDATFTIDLNAVGAGIRNGLGIVLLNTNKQAFGSNIVAGISGYGSENSNIENGIVVFDDAFAAQSTYYTNTGSGPSASPDQFQFTVTFVPNTVNSILPDFYIFRRDDVSHEIHLDGFAATSAANTNLMNTGDDFNGTYNTEDGLPWAIEIITPAGFSFRHPLEKTDILESYPQFQLWATTKGASNLLWFENPISSKVY